In Lycium barbarum isolate Lr01 chromosome 9, ASM1917538v2, whole genome shotgun sequence, the DNA window aaatctatttttagtgTAGTAAACAAGTACAAGTGAACAAAGGGAGTACATATTACTGCAAACACCGGCTAGAACTGGAAAATTGAACACCTACCCAATTCTGCAATGTGACTGATCTCATTTACAACCTTCTCATCGTAGAAACAGCTCCATAAGAAACAAAATTTCATCGACGACCACCATCTGCTGTATCCCTCACATTTCAAAGAATAGGGCTAAATCCGAGCCAGCGACCCTCAGAATATGGTTATGATGCTTCTCACCAGTTCAGAAGTGATGATTTCTTCAAGAATCGATAGTTCAGAAATTCTGCTATTTACTCTATTCACTTGACAAGCCAAGTCTGGTTTGTACCACTAGCACCAGAGTTTTGTGAGAATGAGAATGAACACCAGAGTATCATAACAATATGACTCGATTCTTACTGCATTCAAGTACAATTAAAGTGAGGATCCAGGAAAGAAAAAGTCAAGCTATCTCTCCTTCCTCCAACTCTTCGTCCACATGTAAAACTTCACTCAAATATGTACAGTCCTCTTTTTCTCCCAGAACCTTTTCTTTCATAGATGAATGAAACAGATTTGTATCATCACCTATATCTTCGTCATCTACATCCAAACGTCCAATTACAAATGATCTGGCACCTTGGCTCGTTGTTAACACAGACTTGTTAGACTCCTTTTCTTCCGTAGATGACTTGAATTCTATCTCTCCTTCCTCCGGTTCTTCATCCACAGCTAAAACATCACTCAAATATCCACAATCCTCTTTTAGCCAAAGATCATTTTCTTTCATATATGAATAAACCAGATCAAGATCATCACATATATCTtggtccaacttgttagtctctTCCTTATTGGAAGATGCGACATTTAAGAGATCTGAAACGTGTGGGTCTAAAGATCCACCATCTTCTATATCCTCTTCCTTGAACATCATTCCTTTGGGGCTTGGGCTATCACAAACAGTCTCATTTTGCTCTGCTTTAAGAGGGACGGAATCTCGGATTACTTCAAAATTACAGCTGTGAGACGGCAGAAAAACATAAATGACAGGGTATTCCAGGATAACTTTATTGGTTAGTTGTTGACGCAGAGGAACCTTTATATCCAACTCGCAAAAAGATGATTTTGTGCCCTGCAACCAAACAAAGTAATCAGACTCCATCTTTTCCCTTTGAAGATCATAAATCCTCAAAACACAAATTACAAAGTGTAATATGAAAgctatgtctcaaaataaaacaAAGCAAAGACCAAAAATAACAACAGAAAGCACGCTACTTTGCGTTCGGTATTGGAGTCAACCAAATTATTCCCAAGGAAAAGAAATTGAATACGAAGTGGAATCAGCCTATACAAAAATAGCTGATAAACATCCAGGTTGTGAAGCCAGTGCTCATCAGATGTCATTCTTCTCCTAAAAGCCCCAACTCCCAACAAAGTTCTATCAATGGCTCATAAACAGTTGTTCAATATAAGCGTTTTAGAATTGAAAGCGAATCTTCAGGATCAATTTTTTAATCTCTTTCTAAGTGAACCCGAGGGTCAATTAATTCAACTATTTTGAAGCCTGAGCAAATTAATCCACCAGTTAAATCTCTTTCGGAGAATTAACAATAAAAACAAATCTCTTTCACAAAGAGCTGACATCAACACCACAACCAAATGCAAAGAGAATACATTTGagcttataaagaaaattagCATAATGGAAATAGCAAGCTGGTCTTTTGCGCGTAAAATGACGCATTTAGTTATCCCAACTTGACTTTAGAACAGAATTAACTACGCAATTATAAACATAGTTCATGCATCTATTACTGGGAAATTTGACACAAAGCCAGCAGTAAGCATATTTGATGCAACATTTGGTTGTTCAATCTCAAGAGTATAATTATATGAAACAAGTTCCAGGATATCAGAAGAGACCTTTTGGAtaaaaaatttaagagaatcCAGTGGCTCTTCACAGAATTGCCTCAGTGGATGATTCCAAGGGCTAGGTTTCAAATGATTCTCAATCACAGACTGGACGCTCGTGTTTTCATGCACTCTGCAACAAAAGCAATTAGTGAGTACTTGTAAGGCAATCTGTATAGCAATATTATGTTGGATCAAAACATGAGAGGAAAACTTTAGGGAACAAAAGGAAATTAGTTATGAAGGAAATATACCCATGATCAATCAACACAGTATCTGTCAAATGAAAACGCCATTCAATTGTCCAAGATATGAACTTTTTCCTGGGGAACAAATAAAAGAGTTTGTCATTCATTTAAGAAAAATCCAAGAATTTCTGATGTGTAAAATAACAAAAGTGCAGAGGGTAACTTTTAAGAGTTAAAGAGGGAAGCAAGTGATATAGACAAAGCGGAAGATAAGATTGACGATAGAGTAGTAATAATAAGAACTATCAAGTCAGCACCCATGATTTAACTAATGCTCAAATTAGCCATGTCCTTCGTTGCCTCCAGATAACACCTCCAAGAATGTTCTTAAGCAGAACAACCGAACTTCAAGTATTCCAGAAATTTCTTTGACAATATAAGTAGTATGTTGCTTGACATCCAGGAGATGAAAAAACTGAATAAAGGTAAGGATGAATCCAATGTCAAATTCATGGAAGCCTTGTATTTCTCatgaagtccaagatgagaaaaaCTAGAAATTTACAGAAGAAAATGTAGATGCTTTCCAAAGGCAAACACCGTATGGATAATTTTCTCATAAAACAAAAAGTTCAGACACGAACTGTTGACACCCACATCGGCTAAGGGATGGGACTTGATCTCCTTATATGGCTTTGGCAAATTCTCCcgtcatgagctagcttttggggttgagtagGCCCAAGATCCATTTCTCTACAGGAGTTTGGTGCAGTAATACTAGGAAAATGTATAATGACATCACCCAAAAACACATGCACAGAGTGTGATCATCCAGAGCATGCATTTTTTGATATAGAATTTCTTTTTAAATGGAACAAAGGCATTTTCATTGCCAGTTTATGTACTTCAGACAAGAACAAGACCAACAAAAAAAATAGGCCTCCTAATCTCAAACAACTAAGGATATTCCGCCATTATGCATATGAAATGTATGCATCATTAAATCAAAGCACAAGCAACTTCCATGAGACCAAACCTGTTGTTGTAGTAAGttttatttttctctctcttcgaCATTCCGTTTGATAGGAAAAGTATTTTGGTCCTACGACTATTAGCAGCACGCTGAAGATTCTTCAGACGTTCAGGAAGCTTAAAATCAGTGTAGCCACATATCTCCTGTCTCATTCTTTTAGCAGATTCAGCAACCCTCTTAACATCCTCAAGCATATTATAATCTGCCCACGAAAAAAAATTCAGAAAACATTCAACACAAACCTGTAGCAGCATGTCATCTCAAAATGAGTATTCAATCTTTGGAGAAAAAAGACCGAAACCAAACTGTTGAATTCCTATTGCGAAGCTTTCAATATCTTCAGCAACTTCTCTTTTAGGTGTTCCAAACCTTTTTCAATAATTGCAATAAGTTTTTACACACTTTGTGTTGCTAATGCAAGAATATCTTAAACTTGTTGAAACAAACACATCCTTCAAAAGTAACAGACTGATTTTTAGAAATagctccctccgtttcaatttacgtgaacctattactatttgGGGAGTTCTTTGACCACGTTTTCCTTACCTTTTGAACTTATCATGACTTATAAGActtttatgtagtttttaaaCAAACAAATTTAgtttttacaaacttgaaaaatctatgtCAAACTTTAAGGtcaaatttattaagtttgaccctcgtactccTAAAAGGTTcccataaattgaaacggaaggagtatatTTACAGTAACTTTCAAGCAAAAAAGCACAAGTCTTTTTTATTTACATAGTTGGGCATTTTTATCCCCAATAGATTCCCCTGATAGCCTTTTAGATTTTGTTTGCTCTCTGGTTATGTACTAAGAGCAAACAATTTTGTGCTCACTCTTTTGTAACTATTTGCATCTTTTGGATGCCTTGAATAGAATCAATTACTTcaccaaaacaaaaacaaaaaaaacaaaaaaacaaaagagaatATTCATAAGAGCAACGACTTCCAGAGAATCCTAATCAATCATAACAACTATAGAGAAAAAGTAAGAAGCTAAAGTTGTGCGCGAAAAGCTCACTTGTTCACAAAtgactaagggtgtgtttggtatgacggaaaaCGTTTTTCTACTTTCCGTTGTTTGGTTGCAAAAAAAAtcttggaaaatgattttcataAGAATTTGAGGAAAAACATTTTCCGAATCAATAAAAACACACCAAAGCATCccaacccacccccaccccttaCCTGCTTACCCATCCAACCCACCCCTACCACAACCCACTACACCTCCCACCCCGCCTACCCCAACCAATAAAACATTTTATCAATTGGGAAAACATCTTCCTAATGAATAAAAACACACCCTAGAGTAAGAAGCAAAAGCGTGGCCCAGTGATCTATTGGGAATCAAAGTACCAAGATGGaacaaaaatgaaaaaacaagagtaaaagaactAAACCTGCTAAAAGGATGTTGTCATCGAATTTAGACAAAGGTACGACATGAGTAAGCGACCTTTTGCCAGTACATCCAGTTTTAGCCTTGTGGGATTTGACACAAGGAAGGCTACAGGTACGTATAAAGCAACAAGGGCATTTGTATTTCCATGTATTTGATTTGCACTCTGAGCATAATTCTTCTTTCTCTTCCATTGGCCTATAGTGGGGATTCTTGACTGCTTAGGTTTAGGGTTTATCAAGGTTTGGAAAAGTTAAAGGAAAGACAGTTCAGTTTTCAATTTCAATTCCGCAAAGTGTCAAAAATATCCTTACGGGTCCTTTGGTATGACGCGTCCTCAGTTTCGTTTTACGCAATACACTTTTCTTTCGAGCCTAATGATTTAACTTAAAACTtatcattttatttttaattaaataattcatagttatataaatatatataatttattttagattataagttttaaaagtctttcaTTTAGACAAAGAGCGTACTATACATGGATTATAATTGAGGAGTTAGTAATGTAGAGATATTTCTTTTTAGGTGTCTAGTTGCACTAACTAGTGTCATTAAAAGTTAAATTTGTagatatttttttgaaaaatttcgGCTCTTGCTTCTTCATTTTTGTAAGATCAGTTTGACACTTTCGAACTTTTTGTTGTATGATaaatcaataaagttaacttataaataaataaaagccTTGATATTACAAGATACTTTTGTAGATGTTCTTTCAAATTAAACCACACAAAAAGTATACAGAAAAATCAATGAAATGAAATCATTCTTACTTTAAGCATTTTGTTCCTTTCAAAAGATGCATGTCAAAAAACcattttgttcctttttttaaTTTAATGAATCATTTTATGAAATCTACATTGTAATAATTTTTTCATGTTGAATTTAATTATTTTCTCGTATATTATGTAAAATGTTGATATCAGGTATTTCGCgaattattttaatattaaaaaagtaaaaaaaaaccaTATACTTCTTGCAATTGTCGAATATTAATTGTTACTATTTGGAGATCAAATTGTATTTTTTTCATACATttggacaatatatatatatatatattaatataaatTCTTATAATTCCTCTTTTAATATAATAATTTATTAGATATTTTTTTGTGTAGTGGGGGGGAACTCTAGCTCTCTCTCTCTCGGCATACTGTAGCGTGAATTGCTAACTTACGCCTTGCCGGAAA includes these proteins:
- the LOC132611356 gene encoding uncharacterized protein LOC132611356, with translation MEEKEELCSECKSNTWKYKCPCCFIRTCSLPCVKSHKAKTGCTGKRSLTHVVPLSKFDDNILLADYNMLEDVKRVAESAKRMRQEICGYTDFKLPERLKNLQRAANSRRTKILFLSNGMSKREKNKTYYNNRKKFISWTIEWRFHLTDTVLIDHGVHENTSVQSVIENHLKPSPWNHPLRQFCEEPLDSLKFFIQKGTKSSFCELDIKVPLRQQLTNKVILEYPVIYVFLPSHSCNFEVIRDSVPLKAEQNETVCDSPSPKGMMFKEEDIEDGGSLDPHVSDLLNVASSNKEETNKLDQDICDDLDLVYSYMKENDLWLKEDCGYLSDVLAVDEEPEEGEIEFKSSTEEKESNKSVLTTSQGARSFVIGRLDVDDEDIGDDTNLFHSSMKEKVLGEKEDCTYLSEVLHVDEELEEGEIA